A single genomic interval of Hydrotalea sp. harbors:
- the rpmI gene encoding 50S ribosomal protein L35 gives MPKLKNKSSAKKRFKITATGKVRFYSAYLRHGTSKRPSQMKRQNRGSQIMQPQDGRKILKNYLVVR, from the coding sequence ATGCCAAAATTAAAAAACAAATCATCAGCCAAAAAAAGATTTAAAATCACCGCCACCGGCAAGGTGCGTTTTTACAGCGCTTACCTGCGCCACGGCACATCAAAACGGCCAAGCCAAATGAAACGGCAAAATCGCGGCTCGCAAATCATGCAACCGCAGGACGGGCGTAAAATTTTAAAAAATTACTTGGTCGTTCGCTAA
- the rplT gene encoding 50S ribosomal protein L20, giving the protein MARIKRGVTAHARHKKVLKKAKGYFGRRKNTIRVAKQAVEKAGQYAYRDRRNKKRVMRGLWIQRINAAARMHGLTYNRFIDGLKKSNIDLDRKVLSEIAIHDADGFKQLAEKAKVFADKANSKAA; this is encoded by the coding sequence ATGGCAAGAATTAAACGCGGTGTTACCGCCCACGCCCGCCACAAAAAAGTTTTAAAAAAGGCCAAGGGGTATTTTGGCCGCCGCAAAAACACGATTCGGGTTGCGAAGCAGGCGGTTGAAAAGGCCGGCCAATATGCCTATCGCGATCGGCGCAACAAAAAACGCGTCATGCGTGGTTTGTGGATTCAGCGTATCAACGCCGCGGCGCGTATGCATGGTTTGACCTATAATCGTTTTATCGACGGTTTGAAAAAATCAAATATCGACCTCGATAGGAAGGTTTTGTCAGAAATCGCCATCCACGATGCCGATGGTTTTAAACAGCTTGCCGAAAAGGCCAAGGTGTTTGCTGATAAGGCCAATAGCAAGGCGGCTTAG
- the pheS gene encoding phenylalanine--tRNA ligase subunit alpha, whose amino-acid sequence MSSTIEDVLSLEKNAIAALTAITNLVALEQWKSKFLGKKSQLNEFATAIATMSAEDKKTCGQAINRVKNTLTAAHGDKMAELGARDLAKKLSAEKIDLTLPARPATIGKLHAINQTIEEAIAILGEMNFVMATGPEVETDFYNFTALNIPESHPARQMQDTFYVNKNDAEGRPLVLRTHTSPVQIRAGEKLGAPLRVMAPGRVYRADSDMTHTPMFHQIEGLVIDKNINFGHLKGCLFEFCRSFFEIADWSESLLRFRPSYFPFTEPSAEVDIAAHRKDGKLTIGTGDSWLEILGSGMVHNNVIKNMGLDPNEWQGFAFGLGVERLAMLKYGIPDLRTFFDSDLRWLEHYGFSPYLQPSLLTSLVI is encoded by the coding sequence TTGTCCTCTACCATCGAAGATGTTTTATCGTTAGAAAAAAATGCCATCGCCGCCCTAACGGCGATAACCAACCTTGTCGCACTGGAACAATGGAAAAGTAAATTTTTAGGAAAAAAAAGCCAGTTAAACGAATTCGCCACCGCCATCGCCACCATGTCGGCGGAGGATAAAAAAACCTGCGGCCAGGCCATCAATCGTGTCAAAAACACCTTAACCGCCGCCCATGGCGACAAAATGGCCGAGCTCGGCGCGCGCGATTTGGCAAAAAAATTATCGGCCGAAAAAATTGACCTCACCCTGCCCGCGCGACCGGCGACGATTGGCAAGTTGCACGCCATCAACCAAACCATCGAAGAAGCCATCGCTATTTTGGGCGAGATGAATTTTGTCATGGCCACCGGCCCCGAAGTTGAAACCGATTTTTATAACTTCACCGCCCTGAATATTCCCGAATCGCACCCGGCGCGCCAGATGCAGGATACATTTTACGTGAATAAAAACGACGCGGAGGGTCGCCCGCTGGTGCTTCGCACCCACACCTCACCGGTGCAGATTCGCGCCGGTGAAAAACTGGGCGCGCCGTTACGCGTCATGGCGCCCGGGCGGGTTTACCGCGCCGACAGCGACATGACCCACACCCCGATGTTCCACCAAATCGAAGGCTTGGTGATTGATAAAAACATTAACTTCGGCCATTTGAAAGGTTGCCTGTTTGAATTTTGTCGCTCGTTTTTTGAAATCGCCGATTGGTCGGAATCGCTCCTGCGGTTTCGGCCGAGTTATTTTCCATTTACCGAACCGTCGGCCGAGGTCGACATTGCCGCCCACCGCAAGGACGGCAAATTAACCATCGGCACCGGCGATAGTTGGTTGGAAATTTTGGGGTCGGGCATGGTTCATAACAATGTTATCAAAAACATGGGGCTTGACCCCAATGAATGGCAGGGTTTTGCCTTCGGCCTTGGCGTTGAACGATTGGCCATGTTGAAATACGGCATCCCCGACCTGCGCACATTTTTTGATTCTGACCTGCGCTGGCTGGAGCATTATGGTTTTTCGCCCTACCTGCAACCATCTTTACTTACATCGTTGGTGATATAA